In Streptomyces sp. NBC_01707, a genomic segment contains:
- the coaD gene encoding pantetheine-phosphate adenylyltransferase, producing MRRAVCPGSFDPITNGHLDIIGRASKLYDVVHVAVMINQSKKGLFTVDERIELIRQVTADFGNVQVESFHGLLVDFCKQRDIPAIVKGLRAVSDFDYELQMAQMNNGLSGVETLFVPTNPTYSFLSSSLVKEVATWGGDVSHLLPPLVHRALVDRLAQE from the coding sequence TTGCGCCGCGCCGTCTGTCCGGGGTCGTTCGACCCCATCACCAATGGACACCTCGACATCATTGGCCGCGCCTCGAAGCTGTACGACGTCGTACACGTCGCGGTGATGATCAATCAGTCCAAGAAGGGCCTGTTCACGGTCGACGAGCGGATCGAGCTGATCCGCCAGGTCACCGCCGACTTCGGCAACGTCCAGGTCGAGTCCTTCCACGGCCTCCTGGTCGACTTCTGCAAGCAGCGCGACATCCCGGCCATCGTGAAGGGCCTGCGGGCCGTCAGCGACTTCGACTACGAGCTGCAGATGGCCCAGATGAACAACGGCCTCTCCGGCGTCGAAACGCTCTTCGTGCCGACCAACCCCACCTACAGCTTCCTGTCGTCCTCCCTGGTCAAGGAGGTCGCGACCTGGGGTGGCGACGTCTCCCACCTGCTGCCGCCGCTGGTCCACCGGGCCCTCGTGGACCGGCTCGCCCAGGAGTGA
- the rsmD gene encoding 16S rRNA (guanine(966)-N(2))-methyltransferase RsmD, whose translation MTRVIAGSAGGRRLAVPPGTGTRPTSDRAREGLFSTWEALLGTLEGIRIADLYAGSGAVGLEALSRGAVHALLVEADTKAARTVRDNVRTLGLPGAEVRTGKAEQIVTGPAPADPYDVVFLDPPYVVTDDDLGEILLTLRAQGWLTDDALVTVERSTRGGEFNWPKGFEPLRARRYGEGTLWYGRAASTCEDAR comes from the coding sequence ATGACCCGCGTGATCGCCGGCTCGGCCGGCGGACGCCGCCTGGCCGTCCCGCCCGGCACCGGCACCCGCCCCACTTCCGACCGCGCGCGCGAGGGCCTCTTCTCCACCTGGGAGGCGCTCCTCGGCACCCTGGAGGGCATCCGTATCGCGGATCTGTACGCGGGCTCCGGCGCCGTCGGCCTCGAAGCGCTCTCCCGCGGAGCGGTCCACGCCCTGCTCGTCGAGGCGGACACCAAGGCCGCCCGCACGGTCCGGGACAACGTCCGTACGCTCGGCCTGCCCGGCGCCGAGGTCCGTACCGGCAAAGCCGAACAGATCGTGACAGGGCCGGCGCCCGCGGACCCGTACGACGTGGTCTTCCTGGATCCGCCGTACGTCGTCACCGACGACGATCTTGGCGAGATACTGCTCACACTCCGTGCCCAGGGCTGGCTCACGGACGATGCCCTCGTCACCGTGGAACGGAGCACCAGAGGCGGAGAATTCAACTGGCCCAAGGGATTCGAGCCACTGCGGGCCCGTCGCTACGGCGAGGGAACGCTTTGGTACGGTCGCGCCGCCTCTACGTGCGAAGACGCACGATGA
- the recG gene encoding ATP-dependent DNA helicase RecG, with translation MDRVSAFDEPLKKLLGGATAKVMAEHLDLHTVGDLLHHYPRRYEERGKLTALADLPLDEHVTVVAQVADARIMMFNNGRGKRLEVTLTDGSGRLQLVFFGHGVHKPHKELLPGRRAMFAGKVSVFNRKMQLAHPTYQLLDATDADEATEAVDAFAGKLLPIYPACKQLDSWRIAKAVDTVLPSARDAVDPLPSSLREGRGFTPLPEALLKIHRPQTKADIADARDRLKWDEAFVLQVALARRRYADTQLPAVARIPAHGGLLDAFDAELPFTLTEGQEKVSKEIFDDLATEHPMHRLLQGEVGSGKTLVALRAMLAVVDAGGQAAMLAPTEVLAQQHHRSITEMMGELAEGGMLGGSDLGTKVVLLTGSMGTAARRQALLDLVTGEAGIVIGTHALIEDKVQFHDLGLVVVDEQHRFGVEQRDALRSKGKQPPHLLVMTATPIPRTVAMTVFGDLETSVLDQLPAGRSPIASHVVPAKDKPHFLTRAWERVREEVENGHQAYVVCPRIGDDADDESEKKKGKKQPPEDDGDKRPPLAVLEIAEQLTKGALAGLRIAVLHGRMNPDDKDDVMRRFAAGQVDVLVATTVIEVGVNVPNATAMVIMDADRFGVSQLHQLRGRVGRGSAAGLCLLVSEAHEASPARARLSSVAATLDGFELSRIDLEQRREGDVLGQAQSGVRSSLRMLTVIDDEEVIAAAREEAVAVVVADPELTDLPELRTALDALLDKEREEYLDKG, from the coding sequence ATGGATCGCGTGTCTGCGTTCGACGAACCCCTCAAGAAGCTGCTCGGCGGTGCCACCGCGAAGGTGATGGCCGAACACCTCGACCTGCACACGGTCGGTGATCTGCTGCACCACTACCCGCGGCGCTACGAGGAGCGCGGCAAGCTGACCGCGCTGGCCGACCTCCCGCTGGACGAGCATGTGACCGTCGTCGCCCAGGTCGCCGACGCCCGGATCATGATGTTCAACAACGGCAGGGGCAAACGCCTGGAGGTGACCCTCACCGACGGCAGCGGCCGGCTCCAGCTGGTCTTCTTCGGCCACGGCGTGCACAAGCCGCACAAGGAGCTGCTGCCCGGACGCCGGGCGATGTTCGCGGGGAAGGTGTCCGTCTTCAACCGGAAGATGCAGCTCGCCCACCCCACCTACCAGCTCCTCGACGCCACGGACGCCGACGAGGCCACGGAGGCGGTGGACGCCTTCGCCGGGAAGTTGCTGCCCATCTATCCGGCGTGCAAGCAGCTCGACTCCTGGCGGATCGCCAAGGCCGTCGACACCGTGCTGCCCAGCGCCCGGGACGCCGTCGACCCGCTGCCCTCGTCGCTGCGCGAGGGGCGTGGCTTCACCCCGCTGCCCGAGGCGTTGCTGAAGATCCACCGCCCGCAGACAAAGGCGGACATCGCCGACGCCAGGGACCGGCTGAAGTGGGACGAGGCGTTCGTCCTCCAGGTCGCGCTCGCCCGCCGCCGGTACGCGGACACCCAGCTTCCGGCGGTGGCGCGGATCCCCGCCCACGGCGGACTGCTCGACGCATTCGACGCCGAGCTGCCGTTCACCCTCACCGAGGGCCAGGAGAAGGTCTCCAAGGAGATCTTCGACGACCTGGCGACCGAGCACCCCATGCACCGGTTGCTGCAGGGCGAGGTCGGTTCCGGGAAGACGCTGGTCGCGCTGCGCGCCATGCTCGCCGTCGTCGACGCGGGCGGACAGGCCGCGATGCTCGCGCCCACCGAGGTGCTGGCCCAGCAGCACCACCGGTCCATCACGGAGATGATGGGCGAGCTGGCCGAGGGAGGCATGCTGGGCGGCTCCGACCTCGGTACGAAGGTGGTACTGCTCACCGGCTCCATGGGTACGGCGGCCCGCCGTCAGGCGCTGCTCGACCTGGTCACCGGTGAGGCCGGGATCGTGATCGGCACGCATGCGCTGATCGAGGACAAGGTGCAGTTCCACGACCTGGGACTGGTCGTCGTCGACGAGCAGCACCGCTTCGGTGTCGAGCAGCGCGACGCCCTGCGGTCCAAGGGCAAGCAGCCGCCGCACCTGCTGGTCATGACCGCCACACCCATCCCCCGTACCGTCGCCATGACCGTCTTCGGCGACCTGGAGACGTCCGTGCTCGACCAGCTGCCGGCCGGCCGCTCGCCGATCGCCAGCCATGTCGTCCCGGCCAAGGACAAGCCGCACTTCCTCACCCGGGCCTGGGAGCGGGTCCGCGAGGAGGTCGAGAACGGCCACCAGGCGTATGTCGTATGCCCCCGGATCGGTGACGACGCCGACGACGAGTCCGAGAAGAAGAAGGGCAAGAAGCAGCCGCCCGAGGACGACGGCGACAAGCGCCCGCCGCTCGCCGTGCTGGAGATCGCCGAGCAGCTCACCAAGGGCGCCCTCGCCGGACTGCGCATCGCGGTGCTGCACGGCAGGATGAACCCCGACGACAAGGACGACGTGATGCGTCGCTTCGCCGCGGGCCAGGTCGACGTCCTCGTCGCGACGACCGTCATCGAGGTCGGGGTGAACGTCCCCAACGCCACAGCGATGGTGATCATGGATGCCGACCGGTTCGGCGTCTCCCAGCTCCACCAGTTGCGCGGCCGTGTCGGCCGTGGCTCCGCCGCCGGCCTCTGCCTGCTGGTCAGCGAGGCGCACGAGGCGAGCCCCGCCCGGGCCCGCCTGTCCTCCGTCGCCGCCACCCTCGACGGCTTCGAACTGTCCCGGATCGACCTCGAACAGCGTCGTGAGGGCGATGTCCTCGGCCAGGCCCAGTCCGGTGTCCGCTCGTCCCTGCGGATGCTCACCGTCATCGACGACGAGGAGGTCATCGCCGCCGCCCGCGAGGAGGCCGTCGCCGTCGTCGTCGCCGACCCGGAGCTGACGGACCTGCCCGAGCTGCGCACCGCCCTGGACGCGCTGCTCGACAAGGAGCGCGAGGAGTACCTCGACAAGGGCTGA
- a CDS encoding DAK2 domain-containing protein produces MPQTADDMDAVAVRTWCSLALEALGRERAAIDAINVYPVADGDTGTNLYLTVESAAGAVEAVFAAHETGSSVPAVADAVRAMAHGALIGARGNSGTILAQLLRGMAGVLADGHDADHLRLALARAATAARQAVAHPVEGTVLTVATAAAEAAARTAGDPSAQAVVQAAYEGARTALDETPGQLAVLGRAGVVDAGGRGLVTVLEALVEAVSGETPEHGIWVTPDIAPVTTAAAEDCAAGGPQDGSAFEVIYLLEAGDDAVDRLRTRLDGLGDSLVVVGGDGLWNVHVHVDDAGAAVEAGVEAGRPYRIRITHFGADRVHLPHAEPAQRGVVVVVPGPGLSGLCSEAGATTVLARPGEPPASGELVDAIRRAHAREVVFLPNDAELRHTAAAAAEQARTEGIRVALIPTRAAVQGIAALAVHEPDRSFDEDVVAMTAAAGATRYGELAVAERQSWTMAGICQAGDILGLIEGDVAVIGEDVPGTARAVIDRMLAAGGELVTLVLGEDVPDALADALEEHVREGYLAVDTVVYRGGGQGTPLLIGVE; encoded by the coding sequence GTGCCGCAGACCGCCGACGACATGGACGCCGTCGCGGTGCGTACCTGGTGCTCGCTCGCCCTGGAGGCACTGGGACGGGAGCGTGCGGCGATCGACGCGATCAATGTGTATCCCGTCGCGGACGGGGACACCGGGACCAACCTCTATCTGACGGTGGAGTCCGCGGCAGGAGCCGTCGAAGCGGTCTTCGCCGCCCACGAGACCGGCTCGTCCGTGCCCGCCGTCGCCGATGCCGTACGGGCCATGGCCCACGGGGCGCTGATCGGCGCCCGTGGGAACTCCGGCACGATCCTGGCGCAGCTGCTGCGCGGCATGGCAGGGGTGCTGGCGGACGGGCACGACGCGGACCATCTGCGGCTCGCGCTGGCCCGGGCCGCGACCGCAGCCAGGCAGGCCGTCGCCCACCCCGTCGAGGGCACCGTGCTGACGGTGGCCACCGCAGCAGCCGAGGCCGCCGCCCGCACGGCGGGCGACCCGAGTGCGCAGGCGGTCGTGCAGGCGGCGTACGAGGGTGCACGCACGGCACTGGACGAGACCCCCGGACAGCTGGCCGTCCTCGGACGGGCAGGTGTCGTGGACGCCGGAGGGCGGGGCCTGGTGACCGTCCTCGAGGCGCTCGTCGAAGCGGTCTCCGGGGAGACACCCGAACACGGGATCTGGGTGACCCCCGACATCGCCCCCGTGACCACCGCCGCGGCCGAGGACTGCGCGGCGGGCGGACCGCAGGACGGTTCCGCCTTCGAGGTGATCTATCTGCTGGAGGCCGGGGACGACGCGGTCGACCGGCTGCGGACCCGGCTCGACGGGCTCGGTGACTCGCTCGTCGTGGTCGGCGGGGACGGGCTGTGGAACGTCCACGTCCATGTCGACGACGCGGGTGCGGCGGTGGAGGCCGGGGTCGAGGCCGGCCGGCCGTACCGGATCCGCATCACCCACTTCGGCGCCGACCGGGTCCACCTGCCGCACGCCGAACCGGCGCAGCGCGGTGTCGTCGTCGTGGTCCCCGGCCCCGGGCTCTCCGGCCTCTGCTCCGAGGCCGGAGCGACCACCGTGCTCGCCCGGCCCGGGGAGCCGCCGGCCAGCGGCGAACTGGTCGACGCGATCCGCCGCGCGCACGCCCGCGAGGTGGTGTTCCTGCCGAACGACGCCGAGCTGCGCCACACGGCGGCTGCCGCCGCCGAACAGGCCCGTACCGAAGGCATCCGGGTCGCCCTCATCCCGACCCGGGCCGCCGTCCAGGGCATCGCCGCCCTCGCCGTCCACGAACCGGACCGCAGCTTCGACGAGGACGTGGTGGCGATGACCGCGGCGGCCGGTGCCACCCGCTACGGCGAACTGGCCGTCGCCGAACGGCAGTCCTGGACCATGGCGGGCATCTGCCAGGCCGGCGACATCCTCGGCCTGATCGAAGGCGATGTGGCGGTCATCGGCGAGGACGTCCCCGGCACGGCCCGGGCGGTGATCGACCGGATGCTGGCGGCGGGCGGCGAACTCGTCACCCTGGTGCTGGGCGAGGACGTGCCCGACGCCTTGGCCGACGCCCTGGAGGAGCATGTGCGGGAGGGCTATCTGGCGGTGGACACGGTGGTGTATCGCGGCGGCGGTCAGGGAACGCCGCTGTTGATCGGCGTGGAGTAG
- the rpmB gene encoding 50S ribosomal protein L28: MAANCDVCGKGPGFGNNISHSHRRTSRRWNPNIQRVRAVVGRTPKRLNVCTSCIKAGKVAR, translated from the coding sequence GTGGCTGCCAACTGCGACGTCTGCGGCAAGGGGCCGGGCTTCGGCAACAACATTTCGCACTCGCACCGCCGTACGTCCCGTCGCTGGAATCCCAACATCCAGCGCGTGCGTGCCGTGGTCGGTCGGACGCCGAAGCGGCTCAACGTCTGCACCTCGTGCATCAAGGCCGGCAAGGTCGCGCGCTGA
- the thiD gene encoding bifunctional hydroxymethylpyrimidine kinase/phosphomethylpyrimidine kinase — translation MPISASPAAPLVPPRVLTVAGSDSGGGAGIQADLKTMLAHGVHGMSVITAVTAQNSLGVQGAWELPVEAVRAQYRSVVDDIGVQAVKTGMLASAALVETVAALLAATDAPVVVDPVGVSKHGDPLLAAEALDSVRQKLLPVATVATPNLDEVAQLTGVTVTDESAMRRAAGEILGYGPRWVVIKGGHLPGEPVDLLTDGTDEHWLRAPRHDNRHTHGTGCTLASAIACGLARGQDVPTAVRAAKEYVTGAIAAGFPLGAGIGPVDHGWRL, via the coding sequence ATGCCCATATCTGCATCCCCCGCCGCACCGCTCGTACCACCCCGTGTACTCACCGTCGCCGGATCCGATTCCGGCGGCGGTGCGGGCATTCAGGCCGATCTGAAGACGATGCTGGCGCACGGCGTGCACGGCATGAGCGTGATCACCGCAGTGACGGCGCAGAATTCGCTGGGTGTCCAGGGCGCGTGGGAGCTGCCCGTGGAGGCTGTCCGGGCCCAGTACCGCAGCGTCGTCGACGACATCGGGGTCCAGGCGGTGAAGACCGGCATGCTGGCGTCGGCCGCACTCGTGGAGACCGTCGCCGCACTTCTCGCGGCCACCGACGCCCCGGTCGTCGTCGACCCGGTCGGGGTCTCCAAGCACGGCGATCCGCTGCTGGCCGCCGAAGCCCTCGATTCCGTACGTCAGAAGCTCCTGCCTGTCGCGACGGTGGCGACCCCCAACCTGGACGAGGTGGCACAGCTCACCGGAGTGACCGTCACGGACGAGTCCGCAATGCGGCGGGCCGCCGGGGAGATCCTCGGATACGGACCGCGCTGGGTCGTCATCAAGGGCGGGCATCTGCCCGGCGAGCCGGTCGACCTGCTCACGGACGGCACCGACGAGCACTGGCTGCGTGCCCCCCGGCACGACAACCGGCACACCCATGGCACGGGTTGCACCCTCGCCTCCGCGATCGCCTGTGGGCTGGCCCGGGGGCAGGACGTACCGACGGCGGTACGGGCCGCGAAGGAGTACGTCACCGGGGCGATCGCGGCAGGCTTTCCGCTGGGCGCCGGGATCGGCCCCGTCGACCACGGGTGGCGGCTGTAG
- a CDS encoding thiamine-phosphate kinase — MKGTVGELGEFGLIRELTSRLTTTPAVRLGPGDDAAVVAAPDRRVVASTDILLEGRHFRRDWSTAYDVGRKAAAQNLADIAAMGAVPTALLLGLVVPAELPVTWAGELMDGIRDECQVAGAAVVGGDVVGGETITVAITALGDLRNHEPVTRAGARPGDVVAVTGWLGWSAAGYAVLSRGFRSPRAFVEAHRRPEPPYHAGPAAAGLGATAMTDVSDGLVADLGHIAEASKVRIDLRSGLIDIPSQMSDIGQAVGVDPLQWVLTGGEDHAIVATFPADVKLPARWKVIGEVLNPSALPQVTVDGAPWTSKGGWDHFGGIEDAH; from the coding sequence GTGAAGGGAACCGTGGGCGAGTTGGGGGAGTTCGGGCTCATCAGGGAGCTCACTTCCCGCCTCACCACCACTCCGGCGGTACGGCTCGGACCCGGCGACGACGCCGCGGTCGTGGCCGCTCCCGACCGCAGGGTCGTGGCCAGTACCGACATCCTGTTGGAGGGACGGCACTTCCGTCGCGACTGGTCGACGGCGTACGACGTCGGACGCAAGGCCGCCGCGCAGAATCTCGCCGACATCGCCGCCATGGGCGCCGTGCCCACCGCGCTGCTGCTCGGCTTGGTCGTCCCCGCCGAACTCCCGGTCACCTGGGCGGGCGAGCTGATGGACGGCATCCGTGACGAATGCCAGGTCGCGGGGGCGGCCGTGGTCGGCGGTGACGTGGTCGGCGGTGAGACGATCACCGTCGCGATCACCGCACTCGGCGATCTGCGCAACCACGAACCGGTCACCCGGGCCGGCGCCCGCCCCGGCGACGTCGTCGCCGTCACCGGCTGGCTCGGCTGGTCCGCCGCCGGGTACGCGGTGCTCTCCCGCGGATTCCGGTCGCCGCGTGCCTTCGTAGAGGCACACCGGCGTCCCGAACCGCCGTACCACGCGGGCCCCGCGGCCGCCGGGCTCGGCGCCACCGCCATGACGGACGTCAGCGACGGACTCGTCGCCGACCTCGGGCACATCGCCGAGGCCAGCAAGGTCCGGATCGATCTGCGCTCCGGACTCATCGACATCCCGTCGCAGATGTCCGACATCGGCCAGGCGGTCGGCGTGGATCCGCTGCAGTGGGTGCTCACCGGGGGAGAGGACCACGCGATCGTCGCCACGTTCCCGGCGGACGTGAAGCTGCCCGCCCGCTGGAAGGTGATCGGCGAGGTCCTCAACCCGTCGGCGCTGCCCCAGGTGACGGTCGACGGAGCGCCCTGGACCAGCAAGGGCGGCTGGGACCACTTCGGTGGCATCGAGGACGCCCACTGA
- a CDS encoding Lrp/AsnC family transcriptional regulator produces MVQAYILIQTEVGKASTVAETITKIPGVIQAEDVTGPYDVIVRAQADTVDELGRMVVAKVQQVEGITRTLTCPVVHL; encoded by the coding sequence GTGGTACAGGCGTACATCCTTATTCAGACCGAGGTGGGCAAGGCGTCGACCGTCGCCGAGACCATCACGAAAATCCCGGGAGTGATCCAGGCAGAGGACGTCACCGGCCCCTACGACGTGATTGTGCGCGCGCAGGCCGACACAGTCGATGAACTCGGACGCATGGTGGTCGCCAAGGTGCAGCAGGTGGAAGGCATCACCAGAACCCTGACCTGCCCGGTCGTTCATCTGTAG
- a CDS encoding DUF3515 domain-containing protein, with protein sequence MTSIRPRLRRPVFLGPSAAVLLLAAAGCSTTDTHASITVPTPTPEAAAYCRALHKELPKTVAGQERNDPGPKSELTAGWGDGAIVLRCGVDRPAKMDDPMAKGAEADGVNWLLEQPEDAGPRFTTTYRKAYVEVSLSTAYAHDISPLAAFAAAVKKTVPSSI encoded by the coding sequence GTGACGTCCATCCGCCCCCGGCTTCGCCGCCCCGTGTTCCTCGGCCCGTCCGCTGCCGTACTGCTGCTGGCCGCGGCGGGCTGCTCCACCACGGACACCCATGCGTCGATCACGGTTCCCACCCCGACGCCGGAAGCCGCAGCCTACTGCCGTGCACTGCACAAGGAGCTGCCGAAGACCGTCGCCGGACAGGAGCGCAACGACCCCGGGCCGAAGTCGGAGCTGACCGCCGGCTGGGGGGACGGGGCGATCGTACTGCGCTGCGGGGTCGACCGGCCCGCAAAGATGGACGATCCGATGGCGAAGGGGGCCGAGGCGGACGGCGTCAACTGGCTGCTGGAGCAGCCGGAGGACGCCGGTCCGCGCTTCACCACCACCTATCGCAAGGCGTATGTCGAGGTGTCGCTCTCGACGGCGTACGCGCATGACATCAGCCCGCTGGCGGCGTTCGCCGCGGCCGTCAAGAAGACGGTTCCCAGCAGCATCTAG
- a CDS encoding D-alanine--D-alanine ligase family protein: protein MSSENLPQSPEQQLRKPRVAVVFGGRSSEHGISVVTAGAVLNAIDRTKYDVLPIGITTDGRWALTADEPERMAITDRKMPDVAQLAESSEGGVVLSVDPGSREVVYSEPGSVPKALGEVDVVFPVLHGPYGEDGTLQGLLELSGVPYVGAGVLASAVGQDKEYMKRVFTSFGLPVGPYVVIRPREWDTDRSGARKRIVDFAGEHGWPLFIKPARAGSSIGITKVDDLSGLDEAIEEARRHDPKFLVESLLRGREIECGVLEFEDGPRASVPAEIPPVTAHDFYDFEAKYIDSASGIVPAPLTEEQTAEVQRLAVEAFEAVSCEGLVRADFFLTEDGSFVINEVNTLPGFTPISMYPRMWQESGVSYQELVDRLIQAALTRPTGLR, encoded by the coding sequence ATGAGCAGCGAGAACCTCCCCCAGAGCCCGGAGCAGCAGCTCCGCAAGCCGCGTGTGGCCGTCGTGTTCGGCGGCCGCAGCTCCGAACACGGCATTTCGGTCGTCACCGCGGGTGCCGTCCTGAACGCCATCGACCGGACGAAGTACGACGTCCTGCCGATCGGCATCACGACGGACGGCCGCTGGGCGCTCACCGCCGACGAGCCCGAGCGGATGGCCATCACCGACCGGAAGATGCCGGACGTGGCACAACTGGCCGAGTCCAGCGAGGGCGGCGTGGTGCTCTCCGTCGACCCCGGCAGCCGCGAGGTGGTCTACAGCGAGCCCGGCTCGGTACCGAAGGCGCTCGGCGAGGTCGACGTCGTCTTCCCCGTCCTGCACGGCCCGTACGGTGAGGACGGCACCCTCCAGGGGCTCCTGGAGCTGTCCGGGGTGCCGTACGTGGGCGCCGGTGTGCTCGCCTCGGCGGTCGGCCAGGACAAGGAGTACATGAAGCGGGTGTTCACCTCGTTCGGGCTGCCCGTCGGTCCGTACGTCGTGATCCGCCCCCGTGAGTGGGACACCGACCGCTCCGGTGCCCGCAAGCGCATCGTGGACTTCGCCGGTGAGCACGGCTGGCCGCTCTTCATCAAGCCCGCCCGGGCAGGTTCGTCCATCGGCATCACCAAGGTCGACGACCTCTCCGGTCTCGACGAGGCGATCGAGGAAGCCCGCCGCCACGACCCCAAATTCCTGGTCGAGTCGCTGCTGCGGGGCCGCGAGATCGAGTGCGGGGTGCTGGAGTTCGAGGACGGACCGCGCGCCAGCGTGCCCGCCGAGATCCCGCCGGTCACGGCGCACGACTTCTACGACTTCGAGGCCAAGTACATCGACTCGGCGTCCGGGATCGTGCCCGCCCCGCTGACCGAGGAGCAGACGGCCGAGGTCCAGCGGCTCGCGGTCGAAGCCTTCGAGGCGGTGTCCTGCGAGGGCCTGGTACGCGCCGACTTCTTCCTCACCGAGGACGGCAGCTTCGTGATCAACGAGGTCAATACGCTGCCGGGCTTCACCCCGATCTCCATGTACCCGCGGATGTGGCAGGAGAGCGGCGTGAGCTACCAGGAGCTGGTGGACCGGCTGATCCAGGCGGCGTTGACCCGCCCGACCGGCCTGCGCTGA
- a CDS encoding NAD(P)H-dependent glycerol-3-phosphate dehydrogenase, with protein sequence MTHPVKAAVFGTGSWGTAFGMVLADAGGEVTLWGRRAEAVEAINTTRTNPDYLPGIELPESIRATTDAAEALRGADFAVLAVPSQTLRANLADWTPHLGPDTVLVSLMKGVELGTAERMSEVIEDVTKVGADRIAVISGPNLAKEIAERRPAAAVVACQDESVARRLQAACHTPYFRPYTLTDVVGCELGGAVKNVIGLAVGIADGMGLGDNAKGSLITRGLAETTRLGLAMGADPLTFSGLAGLGDLVATCSSPLSRNHTFGTNLGRGMTLEETIAVTKQTAEGVKSCESVLDLARRHGIDMPITETVVSIVHEGKPPMVALGELMSRSAKAERH encoded by the coding sequence GTGACGCACCCCGTAAAAGCAGCCGTCTTCGGAACCGGCTCATGGGGTACGGCCTTCGGTATGGTCCTCGCCGACGCGGGTGGCGAGGTCACTCTCTGGGGCCGTCGTGCCGAGGCCGTCGAGGCGATCAACACGACGCGTACCAACCCCGACTACCTGCCGGGAATTGAACTCCCCGAGTCCATCAGGGCCACCACCGACGCCGCGGAGGCGCTGCGCGGCGCCGACTTCGCCGTGCTCGCCGTGCCGTCGCAGACGCTGCGCGCCAACCTCGCCGACTGGACCCCGCATCTCGGACCGGACACCGTCCTCGTCTCGCTGATGAAGGGGGTCGAACTCGGCACCGCCGAGCGGATGAGCGAGGTCATCGAGGACGTCACCAAGGTCGGCGCGGACCGCATCGCCGTCATCAGCGGCCCCAACCTGGCCAAGGAGATCGCCGAACGCCGCCCTGCCGCGGCCGTCGTCGCCTGCCAGGACGAGTCGGTGGCCCGTCGCCTCCAGGCCGCCTGCCACACCCCGTACTTCCGCCCGTACACCCTCACCGATGTGGTCGGCTGCGAACTCGGCGGCGCGGTCAAGAACGTGATCGGTCTCGCCGTCGGCATCGCCGACGGGATGGGCCTCGGCGACAACGCCAAGGGCTCGCTCATCACCCGCGGCCTCGCCGAGACCACCCGGCTCGGCCTCGCCATGGGCGCCGACCCGCTGACGTTCTCCGGACTCGCGGGCCTGGGCGACCTGGTGGCGACCTGCTCCTCGCCGCTGTCGCGCAACCACACGTTCGGCACCAACCTCGGCCGCGGCATGACGCTGGAAGAGACCATCGCCGTCACCAAGCAGACCGCCGAGGGCGTCAAGTCCTGTGAATCGGTACTCGATCTGGCACGCCGGCACGGGATCGACATGCCCATCACGGAGACGGTCGTCTCCATCGTCCACGAGGGCAAGCCGCCGATGGTCGCACTCGGCGAGCTGATGTCGCGCAGCGCGAAGGCCGAGCGCCACTGA
- a CDS encoding 1-acyl-sn-glycerol-3-phosphate acyltransferase — protein MSRRRIGFWYRLAAVIAKPPLVVLFKRDWRGMEHIPADGGFITAVNHNSYLDPLSYGHFQYNTGRVPRLLAKAGLFKTPFVGMMLRGTGQIPVYRETTNALDAFRAAVDAIERGECVAFYPEGTLTRDPDMWPMAGKTGAARVALMTKAPVIPVAQWGANLAMPPYAKEQKLRLFPRKTLQVQAGPPVDLSRFYDKEPTPDVLREATEVIMAAVTAQLEVVRGEKAPAELYDHRKARAEQRRKAEGKGPK, from the coding sequence GTGTCCCGCCGCAGAATCGGCTTCTGGTACCGCCTGGCGGCGGTCATCGCAAAACCGCCGCTGGTGGTTCTGTTCAAGCGTGACTGGCGGGGAATGGAACACATCCCGGCCGACGGCGGATTCATCACTGCGGTCAACCACAACTCGTATCTGGACCCGCTTTCCTACGGCCACTTCCAGTACAACACCGGCCGGGTGCCGCGGCTTCTCGCCAAGGCGGGCCTCTTCAAGACCCCCTTTGTCGGAATGATGCTGCGTGGCACCGGACAGATCCCCGTGTACCGCGAGACGACCAACGCGCTGGACGCCTTCCGGGCCGCCGTCGACGCCATCGAGCGCGGTGAATGCGTCGCGTTCTACCCGGAGGGCACCCTCACCCGCGACCCCGACATGTGGCCGATGGCGGGCAAGACCGGTGCCGCCCGCGTCGCGTTGATGACGAAGGCCCCGGTCATCCCCGTCGCGCAGTGGGGCGCCAACCTCGCGATGCCGCCGTACGCCAAGGAGCAGAAGCTCCGGCTCTTCCCTCGCAAGACTCTCCAGGTGCAGGCCGGACCGCCCGTCGACCTCTCCCGGTTCTACGACAAGGAGCCGACGCCCGACGTCCTGCGTGAGGCGACCGAGGTCATCATGGCCGCGGTCACCGCCCAGCTCGAAGTCGTACGCGGCGAGAAGGCCCCCGCCGAGCTCTACGACCACCGCAAGGCGCGTGCCGAACAGCGGCGCAAGGCCGAAGGGAAGGGACCCAAGTGA